A genomic segment from Psychrobacter arcticus 273-4 encodes:
- a CDS encoding major capsid protein has protein sequence MATFNIEGAEIETASFEELGAVYDLSKPVDTFFRDRYFSDEEYLNNEDKVPVGDIKTYIPLAPAVLPTAQGRVIKDKVELNVKYIPAPYFKPACVVEPSSKIKAKMLKLLQTMRVIATNAAGVPPTMQDEWEMAAAVSYWTIRESLSARIAIMCRDALLYGKVIVEGDDNAGVTVDYGRHADLTFSPLIAWDQTGATIYQDIRKMVKNLVLHGKRRPVDALMSSRVFDVMTDNAAFNDKFTASKDSTATRVFDAGFGGETKATLRGTLDGIEFWTYDADFEKADGTSELMIPEDGFWLVSERSNKLYFCMIKHRKNPAKLAMELMPYHVFSDDPSVDKFIADSSPLPVPINKNGACGGTGFITI, from the coding sequence ATGGCTACTTTTAATATCGAAGGCGCTGAAATTGAAACAGCATCGTTTGAAGAACTTGGTGCAGTTTACGACTTAAGCAAACCAGTCGATACTTTTTTCCGTGATCGTTATTTCAGCGATGAAGAGTATTTAAACAATGAAGACAAAGTGCCTGTAGGCGACATCAAAACCTACATCCCGTTGGCACCTGCTGTACTGCCAACGGCTCAAGGTCGTGTCATCAAAGATAAGGTTGAGTTGAATGTCAAATACATTCCAGCGCCTTACTTTAAGCCCGCTTGTGTTGTAGAGCCTAGCAGTAAAATTAAAGCGAAGATGCTCAAGCTTTTACAAACCATGCGTGTAATTGCTACTAATGCCGCTGGCGTGCCACCGACAATGCAAGATGAGTGGGAAATGGCAGCAGCGGTGTCCTACTGGACTATCCGAGAGTCATTGTCTGCTCGTATCGCTATCATGTGCCGAGATGCTTTGCTATACGGCAAGGTTATCGTGGAAGGTGACGATAATGCTGGCGTGACAGTTGATTACGGTCGTCATGCTGACTTGACATTTAGCCCGCTTATCGCATGGGACCAGACAGGCGCTACAATCTATCAAGATATACGCAAGATGGTGAAGAACTTAGTTTTGCATGGTAAGCGCCGCCCAGTCGATGCGTTAATGTCTAGTCGTGTTTTTGATGTAATGACTGACAATGCGGCATTTAATGACAAATTTACGGCATCAAAAGATAGTACTGCTACTCGTGTGTTTGATGCTGGCTTTGGTGGCGAAACTAAAGCGACCTTGCGCGGTACGCTGGATGGTATTGAATTTTGGACGTATGACGCTGATTTTGAGAAAGCGGATGGTACCAGCGAGCTTATGATTCCAGAAGATGGTTTTTGGTTGGTGTCTGAGCGTAGCAACAAGCTTTACTTCTGCATGATTAAGCATCGTAAAAACCCTGCTAAATTAGCGATGGAATTGATGCCCTACCATGTATTTAGTGATGACCCATCGGTCGATAAGTTTATTGCTGATTCAAGTCCATTGCCTGTGCCGATTAACAAAAACGGTGCTTGTGGCGGTACTGGCTTTATCACCATTTAA
- a CDS encoding phage tail terminator protein, producing MNNYFAVGLGLIEHLKAKQSEWGVKTVATVASISKINKNITPAIYVVNTANNPVDIAKHIDSRDMQQWTVIVAVSEQSSQTDTTALMQASGELISKVINHVQGFEVDDYHDPLQRTNTSGRPEYVSTFALYPFTFSTKFQP from the coding sequence ATGAATAATTATTTTGCAGTAGGTCTCGGACTAATCGAACACTTGAAAGCTAAGCAATCGGAATGGGGTGTTAAGACAGTTGCTACGGTTGCAAGTATTAGCAAGATTAACAAGAACATTACCCCAGCTATTTATGTGGTTAATACTGCTAACAATCCGGTTGATATTGCTAAGCACATTGATAGTCGCGATATGCAGCAATGGACAGTGATAGTTGCTGTTAGCGAGCAATCATCGCAGACAGACACGACAGCACTCATGCAAGCATCAGGAGAGCTAATCAGCAAGGTCATCAATCATGTGCAAGGTTTTGAGGTTGATGACTATCACGATCCATTACAGCGCACAAATACAAGTGGTAGACCGGAGTATGTCAGCACGTTTGCTCTATATCCGTTTACCTTTTCCACAAAATTCCAGCCTTAG
- a CDS encoding DUF1320 domain-containing protein: MYATHDDLISRFGELAIAELESMHMDGLLAVTNALNDASEKMNSYLSIRYQTPLNKTEHLKLVCADIARYLLYMNEPTDEVESRYKEALKWLQDVGAGKANVTFAELLSAAEQQSTYVKPAVPIGSSYTGQVFGDDVFAKMPNVG, translated from the coding sequence ATGTATGCGACTCATGACGATCTAATAAGCCGCTTTGGTGAGCTCGCCATAGCTGAGCTTGAGTCGATGCATATGGACGGCTTACTTGCAGTCACTAACGCGCTGAATGATGCATCAGAGAAGATGAATAGTTACTTATCGATACGCTATCAAACGCCGTTGAATAAGACTGAGCATTTAAAACTGGTCTGCGCTGATATTGCACGCTATTTGCTCTATATGAACGAGCCGACCGATGAGGTTGAATCGCGTTATAAAGAGGCGCTCAAATGGTTACAAGATGTGGGCGCTGGTAAAGCCAATGTCACCTTTGCTGAGCTGCTGAGTGCAGCTGAACAGCAAAGCACTTACGTTAAGCCTGCGGTGCCCATTGGTAGTAGCTATACCGGTCAAGTCTTTGGTGATGATGTATTCGCTAAGATGCCTAATGTGGGGTGA
- a CDS encoding collagen-like triple helix repeat-containing protein: MSLLVLTNSTTSININPPETVVLKVGLTPAGAKGDPGDAGPPGIQGDPVPITTILGQSTTEAVSQKLLTDELSTTNGKVTTLEGVSGKFKNVLDNAVISIWIGTQAELDAIAVKDAAVMYMVKA; encoded by the coding sequence ATGAGTCTACTAGTCTTAACGAATAGCACTACGTCGATTAATATCAATCCTCCAGAGACGGTAGTGCTTAAGGTTGGGCTAACGCCGGCAGGTGCTAAAGGTGACCCGGGTGATGCTGGACCACCAGGTATTCAAGGCGACCCTGTGCCAATCACAACTATACTTGGGCAATCAACAACCGAAGCAGTATCACAAAAGCTTTTAACTGATGAGCTAAGTACCACGAACGGCAAAGTAACTACATTAGAAGGCGTTAGTGGCAAGTTCAAGAATGTGCTAGATAATGCTGTTATAAGCATATGGATAGGTACTCAAGCTGAGCTAGATGCGATAGCAGTGAAAGATGCTGCTGTAATGTATATGGTGAAAGCATGA
- a CDS encoding phage virion morphogenesis protein — translation MFDAELSGGDEIIRRLGDLRFDSKKMQKFSRLAGAEMVHQTEERFYNQHDLERSPWIPSQRAIADQGKTLRDTGRLMASLTYVALPDGVKWGTNVVYAKSMHYGRPELNVAGRPYMGMNENDRASVLNIINRIMDVDL, via the coding sequence ATGTTTGATGCAGAGCTATCAGGCGGTGACGAGATAATCAGGCGGCTAGGCGATTTGCGTTTTGATAGTAAAAAGATGCAAAAATTTAGCCGGCTGGCAGGCGCTGAAATGGTCCATCAAACTGAGGAGCGCTTTTACAATCAGCATGACTTAGAGCGCTCGCCTTGGATTCCGTCACAGCGAGCGATTGCTGATCAAGGCAAAACCTTGCGCGATACCGGTCGATTGATGGCGTCATTAACTTATGTGGCGCTGCCTGATGGTGTTAAGTGGGGCACAAATGTGGTGTACGCTAAATCAATGCACTACGGCAGACCTGAACTTAATGTTGCTGGTAGACCGTACATGGGCATGAATGAAAACGACAGAGCATCAGTGCTTAATATTATCAATCGGATTATGGACGTGGACTTATGA
- a CDS encoding S49 family peptidase — translation MINLQAKIKRDIDSHALMSCTELENQLASIDFKALSRYGDDDVNEPAYTVENGVATIDVRGLLVPETSSDYRSWGVTGYANLADYIQQANDDYAVTSIVLDIDSGGGYVAGLDGITETIYQSAKPIETFVSGDAYSAAYWLAASTSKITASKKSGIGSIGVYGDHAEKSKALEDAGIKIKRFRSGRWKGAFNWFTPLSAEEETRLQDGINESASIFFNYVAAQRNIDVKTIQGWEGDDFSAAKAKELGLIDAIADSVAVSSSTKQSNNNPEEYDLNELEKAQAEIAALKADKVKDEQAIADAKAAALVAQNALAASQSATRQADIDKLATDTGRTFTDEQVTAFKAMDEAQFATSVVLATPVAPKAPELPDGLDKAQATNGREGGESKIMAAVAAAKAQGAK, via the coding sequence ATGATTAACTTACAAGCAAAGATTAAGCGCGATATTGACAGTCATGCGCTCATGAGCTGCACAGAGCTTGAGAACCAGCTGGCAAGTATCGATTTTAAAGCGCTATCACGCTATGGCGATGATGATGTTAACGAGCCAGCCTATACTGTTGAAAATGGCGTAGCGACTATTGATGTTCGCGGTCTGCTAGTACCTGAGACATCAAGCGATTATCGCTCATGGGGTGTGACAGGTTATGCAAACTTAGCGGACTACATACAGCAAGCCAACGATGATTACGCAGTGACTAGCATTGTGCTAGACATTGATAGCGGCGGCGGTTATGTCGCAGGTCTTGACGGTATTACTGAGACTATCTACCAGTCCGCAAAACCGATTGAAACTTTTGTTAGCGGTGATGCTTATTCTGCGGCGTACTGGTTAGCAGCAAGCACGAGCAAGATTACAGCGTCTAAAAAATCAGGTATCGGCAGTATTGGTGTTTATGGTGATCATGCCGAAAAATCAAAGGCGCTAGAAGATGCGGGTATCAAAATAAAGCGCTTCCGATCAGGTAGATGGAAGGGCGCATTTAATTGGTTTACTCCATTATCTGCTGAAGAAGAAACACGCTTACAAGATGGTATCAATGAGTCAGCAAGCATCTTTTTTAATTATGTGGCAGCGCAGCGAAATATTGATGTGAAAACCATACAAGGCTGGGAAGGTGATGATTTTAGCGCCGCCAAAGCCAAAGAATTAGGTCTAATTGATGCGATTGCGGATAGCGTAGCAGTGTCAAGCAGTACCAAGCAGAGCAACAATAACCCCGAGGAGTACGATTTGAACGAACTTGAGAAAGCGCAAGCAGAGATTGCTGCGCTAAAGGCTGATAAAGTCAAAGACGAGCAAGCGATTGCTGATGCAAAAGCCGCCGCACTTGTAGCGCAAAACGCACTAGCGGCTTCGCAATCGGCAACCCGCCAAGCTGATATCGATAAGCTAGCTACTGATACTGGTCGCACGTTTACTGATGAGCAAGTAACAGCATTTAAGGCGATGGATGAGGCGCAGTTTGCTACTTCGGTTGTATTGGCTACACCAGTCGCACCGAAAGCGCCTGAACTGCCTGATGGCTTGGATAAAGCGCAAGCAACCAATGGCCGTGAAGGTGGCGAAAGTAAAATCATGGCAGCAGTAGCCGCCGCAAAAGCACAAGGAGCTAAATAA